A genomic segment from Bryobacteraceae bacterium encodes:
- a CDS encoding peptidoglycan recognition family protein, giving the protein MRSRWGVQSGQTVVGPTRRGVLGTVRAWWKAQRSTRVEWRAEMIRDPRERLRYLRGVMGSDLPARKGWRWRLALAGIAMLSIGVLLLPGWESASVEAVGIDRKIPVRGLAAEEHRPGEVWLVEEKASEEVYSNGLRLETAHRVSNEPRRELEFELDGKIVVAGSKAPRGIVFHTTESVIEAFEASQNQRLKRVGQWLLEYVRDQRAYHYLIDRFGRVHSVVRDADAAYHAGHSLWADSERTYAYLNHSFLGVAFESVSNPGEEMGAVVTPAQILAAKTLTEMLRGRHRIPAVDCVTHAQVSVNPANFRIGAHTDWAAGFPFVEVGLPDNYERPLAAMYAFGFGYDDEFIRATGARMWKGLALAEDQVRQEATARGIPVASRRTQLRQQFRSVLERIDQTAPALAGAARRESEGH; this is encoded by the coding sequence ATGCGGAGTCGATGGGGCGTACAGTCAGGGCAAACGGTGGTCGGGCCGACCAGGCGTGGCGTGTTGGGCACGGTGCGCGCGTGGTGGAAAGCCCAACGCTCCACTCGCGTCGAGTGGCGCGCGGAGATGATCCGCGACCCGCGCGAAAGGCTGCGTTATCTGCGCGGTGTGATGGGTTCGGACCTTCCCGCCCGCAAGGGATGGCGTTGGCGCCTGGCCCTTGCCGGCATCGCCATGCTGTCGATCGGCGTGCTGCTGCTTCCGGGCTGGGAGTCCGCGTCGGTTGAAGCGGTTGGGATCGATCGCAAGATTCCCGTCCGCGGCTTGGCTGCCGAAGAGCACCGCCCGGGCGAAGTCTGGCTCGTCGAGGAAAAGGCGAGCGAGGAAGTTTACAGCAACGGCCTCCGGCTGGAAACGGCTCATCGCGTATCGAATGAACCGCGGCGAGAGCTTGAATTTGAACTCGACGGCAAGATCGTGGTTGCCGGATCCAAGGCGCCCCGCGGCATTGTTTTTCACACTACCGAGAGCGTGATCGAGGCCTTCGAGGCGAGCCAGAACCAGCGTCTCAAACGGGTTGGCCAGTGGCTACTTGAATACGTGCGCGACCAGCGTGCCTATCACTACTTGATCGATCGGTTCGGCCGGGTCCACAGCGTGGTTCGCGACGCCGACGCCGCTTATCACGCCGGCCATTCGTTGTGGGCCGATAGCGAGCGCACCTACGCCTACCTGAACCATAGTTTCCTCGGCGTCGCGTTTGAATCGGTTTCGAACCCAGGCGAGGAAATGGGCGCGGTGGTGACGCCGGCGCAGATTCTGGCTGCGAAAACACTGACCGAGATGCTCCGCGGCCGGCATCGGATCCCGGCGGTGGATTGCGTCACCCACGCGCAAGTTTCAGTGAATCCGGCGAACTTCCGGATTGGCGCGCATACGGACTGGGCGGCCGGGTTCCCGTTCGTCGAAGTCGGACTCCCGGACAACTATGAACGTCCGCTGGCGGCGATGTACGCCTTCGGATTTGGATATGACGACGAGTTCATTCGCGCCACCGGGGCGCGGATGTGGAAGGGCCTGGCTCTCGCCGAGGACCAGGTCAGACAGGAAGCAACCGCGCGCGGAATTCCGGTGGCCAGCCGCCGGACGCAGTTGCGCCAACAGTTTCGGTCCGTTCTCGAACGGATCGATCAAACCGCGCCGGCGCTCGCAGGAGCGGCACGCAGGGAATCAGAAGGACATTGA
- the groES gene encoding co-chaperone GroES, which yields MKVRPLYDRIVIKRIEEEETIQGGIIIPDSAKEKPQQGEVVAVGKGKRLDDGKLVPLEVEVGNRILFGKYSGNEIKIDGSEYLILREDEILGVLES from the coding sequence ATGAAAGTTCGCCCGCTCTACGACCGCATTGTCATCAAGCGGATCGAGGAAGAAGAGACCATCCAGGGAGGAATCATCATCCCGGACTCGGCGAAAGAGAAGCCCCAGCAAGGCGAAGTGGTGGCGGTTGGAAAAGGCAAGCGGCTCGACGACGGCAAGCTCGTTCCCCTCGAAGTCGAAGTCGGAAACCGCATCCTGTTCGGAAAATATTCCGGCAACGAAATCAAGATCGACGGCAGCGAATATCTGATTCTGCGCGAGGACGAGATTCTCGGCGTGCTCGAGTCCTAA
- the groL gene encoding chaperonin GroEL (60 kDa chaperone family; promotes refolding of misfolded polypeptides especially under stressful conditions; forms two stacked rings of heptamers to form a barrel-shaped 14mer; ends can be capped by GroES; misfolded proteins enter the barrel where they are refolded when GroES binds) has protein sequence MPAKQIVYSESSRQAILRGVNQLADAVKVTLGPKGRNVVLEKKFGGPTITKDGVTVAKEIELKDPLENMGAQMVREVASKTSDVAGDGTTTATILAQSIFREGVKSVAAGANPMALKRGIEQAVEKVVDQVISVAKPVSGDMIAQVGTISANGDSTIGTIIAEAMKKVGKDGVITVEESKSMNTELQTVDGMQFDRGYLSPYFISDPDRMEAVLEEPYILIHEKKISNMKDLLPLLEQIARAGRPLLIIAEEVEGEALATLVVNKLRGTLNAVAVKAPGFGDRRKAMLEDIGILTGGKAIMEETGIKLEGVRLDDLGRAKRVTVDKDNTTIVDGNGEQKGIEGRIKQLRAQIEETTSDYDREKLQERLAKLAGGVAVIKVGAATETEMKEKKARVEDALHATRAAVEEGIVSGGGVALLRASTILGDLKLSGDEQIGVDIVRRACEEPARQIAGNAGFEGAIIVEKVRSGKGNHGFNAATGNFEDLVESGVIDPAKVTRSALQNASSIAALMLTTEAMVCEIPEKKPAPAPGGDHGPGMDY, from the coding sequence ATGCCAGCGAAACAAATTGTCTACAGCGAAAGCTCGCGCCAGGCGATCCTGCGCGGCGTGAATCAGTTGGCCGACGCGGTGAAGGTCACCCTCGGCCCGAAGGGCCGCAACGTGGTCCTCGAGAAGAAGTTCGGCGGCCCCACCATCACCAAGGACGGCGTCACCGTCGCGAAGGAAATCGAGCTGAAGGATCCGCTCGAGAACATGGGCGCCCAGATGGTTCGCGAAGTGGCGTCTAAGACCTCCGACGTCGCCGGCGACGGCACCACCACCGCCACCATCCTCGCCCAGTCTATCTTCCGCGAGGGCGTGAAGAGCGTCGCCGCCGGGGCCAACCCGATGGCCCTCAAGCGCGGCATCGAGCAGGCCGTCGAGAAGGTCGTTGACCAGGTGATCTCGGTCGCCAAGCCGGTCTCCGGCGACATGATCGCCCAAGTCGGCACGATTTCCGCCAACGGCGACTCGACCATCGGCACCATCATCGCCGAGGCGATGAAGAAGGTCGGCAAGGACGGCGTCATCACCGTCGAAGAGTCCAAGTCGATGAACACCGAGCTGCAGACCGTTGACGGCATGCAGTTTGACCGCGGCTATCTCAGCCCGTACTTCATCAGCGATCCGGACAGGATGGAAGCGGTTCTCGAAGAGCCCTACATCCTCATCCATGAAAAGAAGATCAGCAACATGAAGGACCTCCTGCCGCTGCTCGAGCAGATCGCGCGCGCCGGCCGTCCGCTGCTGATCATCGCCGAGGAAGTGGAAGGCGAAGCGCTCGCCACTCTCGTCGTCAACAAGCTGCGCGGCACCCTGAACGCGGTGGCCGTGAAGGCTCCCGGCTTCGGCGATCGCCGCAAGGCGATGCTCGAGGATATCGGCATCCTCACCGGCGGCAAGGCGATCATGGAAGAGACCGGCATCAAGCTCGAAGGCGTCCGCCTCGACGACCTCGGCCGCGCCAAGCGCGTCACCGTGGACAAGGACAACACCACCATCGTCGACGGCAACGGCGAGCAGAAGGGGATCGAGGGCCGCATCAAGCAGCTCCGCGCGCAGATCGAGGAGACCACCTCGGACTACGACCGGGAGAAGCTCCAGGAGCGGCTGGCGAAACTCGCCGGCGGCGTCGCCGTGATCAAGGTCGGCGCGGCCACCGAAACCGAAATGAAGGAGAAGAAGGCCCGCGTCGAAGACGCGCTCCACGCCACCCGTGCGGCCGTTGAGGAAGGGATCGTTTCCGGAGGCGGCGTCGCGCTCCTCCGCGCTTCCACCATCCTCGGCGACCTCAAGCTCTCCGGCGATGAACAGATCGGTGTCGACATCGTGCGGCGCGCCTGCGAAGAGCCGGCCCGCCAGATTGCCGGCAACGCCGGTTTCGAAGGCGCCATCATCGTAGAGAAGGTTCGCTCCGGCAAGGGCAACCACGGCTTCAACGCCGCCACCGGCAACTTCGAAGACCTCGTCGAGTCGGGCGTCATCGACCCGGCCAAGGTCACCCGCTCCGCGCTGCAGAACGCCAGTTCCATCGCGGCTCTCATGCTCACCACCGAAGCGATGGTGTGCGAGATCCCCGAGAAGAAGCCGGCTCCGGCTCCGGGCGGCGATCACGGCCCGGGCATGGACTACTAG
- a CDS encoding TIM barrel protein has translation MKNLDRRTAMKAAAATALSLTQRLDAADAAIKGRVNHSVCKWCYRNIALEDLCKQAKEIGLHSIELLGPEDWPMLKKYNLTCAMGSGAVNKGIGGIPKAFNRLEHHDALIEVYSDFIPKAAGAGLENLICFSGNRDGMSDEQGMENCAVGLKKLMPLAEKHKVNVVMELLNSKVNHKDYMCDHTEWGVELAKKVGSERFKLLYDIYHMQIMEGDVIATIKKYHPYIAHYHTGGVPGRAEIDETQELYYPAIMKAIVDTGFRGFVAQEFIPKREDKIGSLKQGVRICDV, from the coding sequence ATGAAGAACCTCGATCGCCGGACCGCGATGAAAGCGGCGGCCGCCACCGCCTTGTCTCTCACTCAGCGCCTGGACGCCGCTGACGCAGCTATCAAGGGCCGCGTGAACCACTCGGTTTGCAAGTGGTGCTATCGCAACATCGCTCTCGAGGATCTGTGCAAGCAGGCCAAGGAGATCGGCCTGCACTCGATCGAACTGCTGGGCCCGGAAGACTGGCCGATGCTCAAGAAGTACAACCTCACCTGCGCGATGGGCTCCGGAGCGGTGAACAAAGGCATCGGAGGCATTCCAAAGGCTTTCAACCGGCTGGAACACCACGACGCGCTCATTGAGGTTTACTCAGACTTCATTCCGAAGGCCGCCGGCGCCGGGCTCGAAAACCTCATCTGTTTCTCCGGCAATCGCGACGGCATGAGCGACGAACAGGGCATGGAGAACTGCGCGGTGGGCTTGAAGAAGCTGATGCCCTTGGCCGAGAAACACAAGGTGAACGTGGTAATGGAACTGCTGAACTCCAAAGTGAACCACAAGGACTACATGTGCGACCACACCGAATGGGGCGTGGAACTCGCCAAGAAGGTGGGGTCCGAGCGGTTCAAGCTGCTCTATGACATCTACCACATGCAGATTATGGAAGGCGATGTGATCGCGACGATCAAGAAATACCATCCCTACATCGCGCACTATCACACCGGCGGGGTACCAGGGCGGGCCGAGATCGACGAGACGCAGGAGCTTTACTATCCTGCGATCATGAAGGCGATTGTCGATACGGGATTCAGAGGGTTTGTCGCGCAGGAGTTTATTCCGAAGCGCGAGGATAAGATCGGGTCGCTCAAGCAAGGCGTCCGAATATGCGACGTGTAG
- a CDS encoding DUF6265 family protein, whose protein sequence is MRRVAALAIALMAPAPGAEIAQLAWLEGRWSGSVGKAAFEEHWTAPKAGAMIGMSRMLSGERMAGFEYLRIVSRDADLFYVAQPGGRPPTEFKLTRLEPNGATFENPAHDHPKIITYRRDGDDLVATIEGDAGGKQRRQEFRMRRVR, encoded by the coding sequence ATGCGACGTGTAGCTGCCCTGGCGATCGCGCTGATGGCGCCGGCGCCGGGCGCTGAAATCGCCCAGTTGGCGTGGCTCGAGGGACGTTGGTCCGGGAGCGTGGGGAAGGCGGCCTTCGAGGAACACTGGACGGCGCCCAAGGCCGGGGCGATGATCGGCATGAGCCGGATGTTATCCGGGGAGCGCATGGCAGGTTTCGAGTACCTTCGCATTGTCTCGCGCGATGCCGACCTATTCTACGTAGCGCAACCCGGAGGCCGCCCGCCCACGGAGTTCAAGCTCACAAGGCTCGAACCGAACGGCGCGACGTTTGAGAACCCCGCTCACGATCATCCGAAGATCATCACGTACCGGCGCGACGGCGACGATCTTGTCGCCACGATCGAGGGCGACGCCGGCGGGAAGCAGCGGCGGCAGGAGTTCCGGATGCGCCGGGTCCGGTAG